Genomic DNA from Brassica rapa cultivar Chiifu-401-42 chromosome A04, CAAS_Brap_v3.01, whole genome shotgun sequence:
GAGCAGCGGATGAGAGAAGAGGCTTTACATGCTAGTAGTCTTCAAGTTCCTAGAAGGTCTCTTTTGCTTCTTTGGGTTGTTGTTATGGAGTCATATAGAGTCTGTTTGGTTTAGTGATGTTGTATTTTGTTAATATTCAGGCCTCCTTGGACGCCTAAAATGAGTGTGGAACAACTTGATGCTAATGAAAAACAAGCTTTTCTCTCTTGGCGCCGCAAACTTGTCAGGTTTGTTCTGTTTTGATCTCATCTAAAGGGTGTTGTTGGCAGTAAACAAgatattgttgttgttgttgtttagtAGAATTTGGGATTAATCATGTGCCAAGTGTTCAAATGCTTTGCTACGATGTTTGTGTATTAAGAAAATGAATGGTTAAAAGGATGAGAAAGTTGAGAAGAATTCATATTTGCGTCAGTGTTTACAAAAACTGCAATCTTTTAGCCATCACTATAACCATGATTGCTTTATTtgagaatgattttttttgtttgtttgtttgttagtCTTATGCTATGAGTTTGTGTTCTTATCTCTGAATAGCATTTGAGAATCTGAACTTCTTTTGGGAATGCATTTGTAAGTTCAAGATTTTGGAATAGAGTAACAAAACAGTTATGGCTCATTCAAGATGTTATTTTGCTGCTGTTTTAGATGCTTGGTTTGATTTTATTATGTGTAATTTTCCTTGGGGACATGGTGATATACACTTGATGCATACCTACTTTTCATTCAGCCTCGAGGAAAATGAAAAGCTTGTGCTGACACCATTCGAGAAGAACCTTGACATATGGAGACAACTTTGGCGAGTGCTTGAACGAAGTGATTTGGTATGCCATTTTCGCCTCCTAGAGCCCATTTGAATGGGTTAAAGTTCATTTCGGAATATAATTGGCTCTTTTTCACTTCTCTTTCAGATTGTTATGGTTGTTGATGCTAGAGATCCTCTGTTTTACCGTTGCCCTGATCTTGAggtaactctctctctctctctctctctctctgccaaCTTGCAGCTTTCTCTTATTAGAGTTTTCATTGATACATACCAATCATTTACAGGCATATGCACGAGAAATTGATGAGCATAAAGAAACAATGCTTCTTGTAAACAAGGCGGATCTCTTACCTCCTTATGTCAGGTAAACTTGCCCCTTGCCTCTTTTCCTCTAACCTCTTTTTATTTTGGCTATAACCATTTGGATTGTTAACACAGGGAGAAATGGGCGGACTACTTCACCCGCAACAACATTTTATTCGTCTTCTGGTCAGCCAAAGCTGCTACCGCTACCTTAGAAGGCAAACCCTTAAAAGATCAGTGGACGACATCACCTGAAACCTCACACAACACAGATGATCCTTCCGTTAAAGTATACGGAAGAGACGAGCTTCTGGATCGGTTAAAACTCGAGGCTCAGGAGATAGCGAAAAGGAGGAAAGCTTCTGCTGATTCGCACCAAGAACGTGTTGTGGTCGGCTTCGTTGGGTACCCTAACGTGGGGAAGAGTTCAACTATCAACGCACTGGTGGGTCAGAAGCGAACAGGCGTCACATCCACCCCAGGGAAGACAAAGCACTTCCAGACATTGATAATCTCCGAGGAGCTGATGCTATGCGATTGCCCCGGTTTGGTCTTCCCTTCCTTCTCGAGTTCTAGATACGAAATGATCGCTTGTGGAGTGCTTCCCATAGACAGGATGACGGAGCATCGCGAAGCTGTTAAGGTTGTGGCTGAACGTGTTCCTCGAGATGTTATTGAGGGAGTGTACAACATCTCTTTGCCTAAACCGAAAAGCTATGAGTCTAAGCTCCGTCCACCTCTTGCCTCTGAGCTTCTTAGAACTTACTGTTTGTCTCGTGGGTATGTTGCCGCTAGTGGTCTGCCTGATGAGACGAGAGCAGCTAGGCAGATTTTGAAAGACTACATTGATGGTAAGCTTCCACATTTTGCAATGCCTCCCGAAGATGATGAAAACGAGACGGGCGAAACTGGAGATGGTGGTTCAGTGTCTGAGGTTAGTGAAGAAGCTCGTGGGCTTGGGCTTGATCAAGTTCTAGAGGATTTGAGCTCGTTTGATCTTGCAAATGGGCTTGGGTCTTCCAAGAAGAAACAAGTGGAGTCGCATAAACAGCACAAGAAGCAGCCACAGAGGAAAAACTAATCGGTTTCAATGTATTTGATCAATAAATGCTCGAAAAATATGAAACAGTGTTGGATTCTTATGTGGAAGTGTTATATGTTGTCCTTGTGAAATATTATCGAGAAATATTTAGTTTCAGTTTATAACCAATAAGTTCGCTGTGTACCATGATGAGACAGTTATGTGTGGTTTCTTAGGTGTTGATTACATAAAGATCTTCTAAAACGtttaacttcttcatccttcaACATAACTCGTGATCAATGCACATGCAAGGTTTCTTGCCTTTTCAAGTAAGTTCACGATCTTGATGTTTGCATTTTCACCTCTACTTTCGTAGCTTTGGACTTTGGAGAAATTTAGTTACCTCTTCCTAAGCTTATGTATCGTCATTTTTAGCAGGGTAGGTCTTTTAATGAGCCACAAAACTTATCACGTAAAGGAAGCCAACACGTTTTTTAATAGAGAACTAAACATTTTGTTGCTCGTTTCATCCGGATACtgatatcaaaattaaaattgataTCATTTGGTGAAGATAATGCCTGTTCAAATAGAAGGCTCATAGGCTGCCTTTTGCATTTTTGATGAATATTAACCATGTATAACGTTTTCTTCCTAACTTTTTCACATGCATATTTGAAAGTTGGCATATAATACATGCAATTCTACATCAGTTATGATAAAATGTCAATTTTATATCATCGGTTTGAATACCTAAACCGTTTCAAGTAGTTTAGTTgttgacaaaataaaattttaagtttttgcctcaaatatatatagtttggattGCAAGAAACTAATTTCTTAACTTTTTTGGTACTCAACATATTCGAATCAgcactatttttatttatttttggtaacATAATCAGAACTATTTccaaatttatatatgttttataaagtaaatgataaaatgattaaaaattagTGACAAATTATCTGgctgaagagagagagagagagagagtgagagtgaGTGGAGGTTTTGTGTTTGTCTCTCAACTCTCAAGTTCGTCCCTCTgtcctctctttctttctcctctCGAGGGTTAGTAGAGAACTAACAACTTCATATCGATtacagagaagagagaagagagaaactcTAACTTAATCCTCTGAGAATCTCACCGGAGAAGAAGCTAGGGTTTTGGCTAATGCGCGAATCCTCTCTCCAAAATTGACAACATGGATTCGGATTCGTCTATGGCACCAGAGGAGAACGATCAAGATCCAGCGTCTCTCAATCACCAACCTCCACCTCAAGATTCTTCCTCAGAGTCCCCGGCCCAAACCGGATCCGAATCGGCGACTGCTTTCACTCCCACTCCGGCGGCGGCCTCAGCTCAACAGCAGCCGCCGCCTGTGGCTGGTCCGAGATGCGCGCCGCCGTATTCGGTGGTGAATGCGATACTAGAGAAGAAAGAGGACGGGCCTGGTCCTAGATGCGGCCACACTCTGACGGCCGTTCCCGCCGTCGGCGAGGAAAGATCCGCTAATTACATTGGCCCGCGTCTGATCTTGTTCGGTGGCGCCACGGCGCTCGAGGGCAATTCGGGAGGAACGGGAACGCCTACTTCTGCTGGAAGTGCGGGAGGCATTCGTGCGTTTTTGTTTCCTAATCAagattcagatttttttaaaaaaatcaattctTTGTGTATTTTTGATGATTTAGAGTATTGTTTTATTAAACAGGTTTAGCTGGTGCAACTGCTGATGTTCATTGTTATGATGTCCTTACTAATAAATGGTCGAGGTGAGGTTTTAGATTGAAACTCTTTtgtcaattttttattaaagaaagTGTGAAGTGAAGTGCGATTGGTGTGATGGAATAATGGTTACAGGCTTACACCACATGGAGAGCCACCTAGCCCGAGAGCTGCGCATGTGGCTACTGCTGTTGGGACCATGGTTGTTATTCAGGTAGAGGGGAgagtttatgttagtgtgtctCTTGTAATGGTTCTTTGTTTACCAATTCGGGGTTACGGTTTTTGGCGCAGGGTGGAATAGGTCCTGCTGGTTTGTCAGCTGAGGATCTCCACGTTCTTGATCTGACTCAACAACGGCCACGTTGGCACAGGTTCGATTAGTATAAGTCTGCCGGTTCATCTATAAGTCTCTGTGTGTCGCTTGATTTAGAATATACTCTTTATCCAGGGTTGTTGTCCAGGGTCCTGGACCAGGACCACGTTATGGACATGTCATGGCACTGGTAGGACAGAGGTATCTCATGGCGATTGGTGGGAATGATGGTAAGCAGTTTTACTCGCTATCTCAAGTAAAAGTGTGTTTTA
This window encodes:
- the LOC103864762 gene encoding GTPase LSG1-1, which translates into the protein MGKNEKTSLGRALVKHHNHAIQETKEKGKNYKSQNKKVLESVTEVSDIDAIIEQAEEAERLYAIHHDSATPVPINMDAGSSSSGVTAKEWKEQRMREEALHASSLQVPRRPPWTPKMSVEQLDANEKQAFLSWRRKLVSLEENEKLVLTPFEKNLDIWRQLWRVLERSDLIVMVVDARDPLFYRCPDLEAYAREIDEHKETMLLVNKADLLPPYVREKWADYFTRNNILFVFWSAKAATATLEGKPLKDQWTTSPETSHNTDDPSVKVYGRDELLDRLKLEAQEIAKRRKASADSHQERVVVGFVGYPNVGKSSTINALVGQKRTGVTSTPGKTKHFQTLIISEELMLCDCPGLVFPSFSSSRYEMIACGVLPIDRMTEHREAVKVVAERVPRDVIEGVYNISLPKPKSYESKLRPPLASELLRTYCLSRGYVAASGLPDETRAARQILKDYIDGKLPHFAMPPEDDENETGETGDGGSVSEVSEEARGLGLDQVLEDLSSFDLANGLGSSKKKQVESHKQHKKQPQRKN